Proteins from a genomic interval of Leishmania braziliensis MHOM/BR/75/M2904 complete genome, chromosome 24:
- a CDS encoding putative helicase-like protein has product MKDALDACRYGLRVGSAMAHTSGVVWTQTNMQTRSWPRCKSLSRLSPPPPRTHTHTHTGEGTEVFAPTLSKSLETDVHTQSHMANGSEEVFFIASSSSSDDGDDSRRSTGVTRGARRSSADDASPQGSHLMTTGMYGECWRSPYNATPTSPTMEDVLFERASPKPRLAPQQQHSPSATLTNGVSDGTSVKIKSDAELGLKGTVAAQRNTPGAKPGADQEDEEAVPYAGGSPCAMPATQLTPPPRTLAELRSMTSADVREELERFFARKDAHARRFKSVETALFGVAPKEGCVPPTSQPTREELLARDRCRRLVNVSNWDCAVCGYSQWDVLLPSALLRNCAVAPTATTLCAPRTLRPHQVEGIRFLWSVLAEGPVGQVPAVGCILAHTMGLGKTAQVIVFLHLFMVSFPRYHERISSPSRRCSGLNDLTAASIGATAASSSSSLSQRRARALIVVPKSTQSGWKREFRTWSACFPEEHRLHPISIHEGLPARQRVDVFHAWRRDGGVLLIGYEALVRLLRLVETDSMQRPHPCVDGSDAGVDGDAGRNGTTQPTAHAFHLVNRTATMSSQQQHRNDEGGVTFGGTADPFTELVVCDEAHRLKSVNLHVVTALRGLHPLRRLLLTGTPLQNHLQEYWAMIDFCVHRYFSRKRFQEYFIHPIEASANTRASVEVVDVARKKTFTLINEVRHFVQRVDSTPLRSELPPLHEYIVVVPPSPLQKELYLRFIQIVQHDGSEKVQFLPAVSCSGKIAAHPQLLYQMSDRFREAEHSPTTSSARGGGASGRGGRGVQRDARSRHIAGAKRSSNGSGDDWAVTTTGRDCHPLQQHRRQRQEAEKRMDGMAEHAVGDHKDNTRVGEQEAVVITDSDADSNSSSSRNDGGDEERVFARATHQSFSSVYPATSLTYEELCVPPSPNYTPLLEDGVKLLVAIKLVVAAMARDEKVLLFSLSTQLLTFLERMIAKVNIEWCGPVLGSQQQQYPKSPRPIRYCRLDGSHSAAQRAAMLDNFDRPDGPDLFLLSMKAGGVGITVTAATRVILVDTSFNPADDQQAIGRAYRYGQTRPVYVYRLMCYPTLEYSIFAQKLAKEWLFKTVVEESSVKRDGLSGMHLRELFSLLTKAAKVLEKPLSATRAQTLSTQEVLREDPMLAVAQAELLYAQRYEMFLEHDMNDQYGAAEEAFYHDYCRNRLFDTANDNDAEKRRLEEQQQRRQQRIDEAAQLQVQSKTLMSMVDDIIRSRAGTDPQLARLLTAMGLHVDPITGRVQSRREGANPRDSISNGDDRRHAAATLRPEDNGERFAPSPVQLIGGTDPYQVSQGPYHGRDAYTAHSTTQTAVLLDSDEDSGDVPAQPHRHKAHTGAAIPSVSNAELISSSLARQPYALYRPGSSPAHAVDVDSDRSQ; this is encoded by the coding sequence ATGAAGGACGCACTCGATGCCTGCCGGTATGGACTCCGGGTAGGCAGCGCGATGGCGCACACGTCAGGAGTGGTGTGGACTCAGACAAATATGCAGACTCGCTCATGGCCTCGGTGCAAatccctctctcgtctctcccccccccccccacgcacacacacacacacacacactggcgAAGGAACAGAGGTGTTTGCACCTACGCTATCAAAATCATTGGAAACCGACGTGCACACACAATCGCATATGGCGAATGGTAGTGAAGAGGTGTTCTTcatcgcctcctcgtcctccagtGACGACGGGGATGACAGTCGTCGAAGTACCGGCGTCACTCGTGGTGCACGTCGTTCCTCGGCTGATGATGCTTCTCCTCAAGGGAGCCACCTCATGACAACCGGCATGTATGGGGAATGTTGGCGAAGTCCATACAACGCTACCCCGACCTCACCGACGATGGAGGACGTCCTTTTCGAGCGTGCATCACCAAAGCCGCGTttggcaccgcagcagcagcactctCCTTCGGCCACGCTCACCAACGGCGTCAGTGACGGGACTTCTGTTAAGATAAAAAGTGATGCCGAGTTAGGGTTGAAGGGAACCGTTGCTGCACAGCGCAATACTCCCGGGGCGAAGCCTGGTGCGGATcaggaagacgaggaggcagTCCCTTACGCCGGTGGATCCCCGTGTGCGATGCCAGCGACGCAGttgacgccgccgcctcgcaccCTGgctgagctgcgcagcatgACCTCCGCGGACGTGCgggaggagctggagcgctTCTTCGCTCGCAAAGACGCTCATGCAAGACGCTTCAAGTCTGTCGAAACCGCGCTGTTTGGTGTGGCCCCTAAGGAAGGATGCGTCCCCCCCACTTCGCAGCCAACAAGGGAGGAGTTACTAGCGCGTGACCGGTGCAGGCGACTCGTGAATGTGAGCAACTGGGACTGTGCGGTCTGCGGCTACAGCCAGTGGGATGTTCTGCTAccctcggcgctgctgcgcaactgTGCTGTTGCTCCTACCGCCACTACTTTGTGTGCTCCTCGCACGCTGCGCCCACACCAAGTTGAAGGTATTCGGTTTTTGTGGAGTGTGCTGGCGGAGGGACCAGTGGGACAGGTGCCTGCCGTGGGGTGCATTCTCGCACACACGATGGGGCTGGGAAAGACAGCGCAAGTGATCGTGTTTTTGCATCTCTTCATGGTCTCCTTCCCGCGGTACCATGAAAGGATCTCGTCACCATCGAGACGATGTAGCGGCTTGAATGACCTCACTGCTGCCTCGATAGGCGCGACagccgcgtcgtcgtcctcatcgtTGTCGCAGCGCAGAGCACGCGCGCTCATCGTGGTCCCCAAATCGACACAGTCCGGTTGGAAGCGAGAGTTTCGCACGTGGTCGGCCTGCTTCCCAGAGGAGCACCGCTTGCACCCAATCTCCATCCACGAAGGTCTACCAGCGCGCCAGCGAGTCGATGTGTTTCATGCGTGGCGCCGCGACGGTGGCGTGCTGCTGATCGGTTACGAAGCCCTCGTGCGTCTCCTGCGGCTTGTGGAGACTGACAGCATGCAGCGACCGCATCCGTGCGTTGACGGAAGCGACGCAGGTGTCGACGGAGATGCCGGCAGAAACGGCACTACTCAGCCAACGGCGCACGCCTTTCATTTGGTGAACCGCACAGCAACGATgtcgtcgcagcagcagcaccgcaacgACGAAGGCGGTGTCACCTTCGGCGGTACTGCCGACCCGTTCACTGAGCTCGTCGTGTGTGATGAGGCCCACCGGTTGAAGTCTGTGAACCTGCACGTCGTCACGGCACTCCGCGGCCTCCacccgctgcgccgccttctccttaCGGGCACACCGCTTCAGAACCACCTGCAGGAGTACTGGGCCATGATTGACTTTTGCGTCCACAGGTACTTCAGCCGCAAGCGCTTCCAGGAGTACTTCATTCATCCAATCGAGGCCTCGGCAAACACGCGCGCCtcggtggaggtggtggacgTTGCGCGCAAGAAGACCTTCACGCTGATCAACGAGGTGCGCCACTTTGTGCAGCGTGTTGATAGCACCCCTCTGCGCTCGGAGCTGCCACCATTGCACGAGTACATCGTCGTCGTGCCTCCGTCGCCTCTGCAGAAGGAGTTGTACCTGCGCTTCATTCAGATTGTCcagcacgacggcagcgaaaAGGTGCAGTTCCTGCCAGCCGTGTCCTGCTCGGGCAAAATTGCAGCGCACCCGCAGTTACTGTATCAAATGTCCGACCGGTTCCGGGAGGCGGAGCACAGCCCCACAACATCCTCAGCGCGAGGTGGGGGAGCAAGCGGTCGTGGTGGGCGTGGCGTCCAGCGCGATGCGCGCAGCCGCCACATCGCAGGCGccaagcgcagcagcaacggcagtgGCGACGATTGGGCTGTCACTACGACGGGACGCGATTGTCAtcctctgcagcagcatcggcgCCAGCGTcaagaggcggagaagcggATGGATGGCATGGCCGAGCATGCTGTAGGTGATCACAAGGACAATACTCGCGTCGGGGAGCAAGAGGCAGTCGTAATCACTGACTCGGATGCGGATTCGAATTCCAGCTCCAGCAGAAACGACGGCGGTGACGAGGAACGCGTGTTTGCCCGTGCAACACACCAGTCCTTCTCTAGCGTCTACCCCGCTACCTCGCTCACCTACGAGGAGCTGTGTGTGCCGCCCTCGCCGAACTACACCCCACTCCTGGAGGATGGTGTGAAGCTGCTGGTCGCCATTAAGCTGGTCGTGGCTGCCATGGCGCGGGATGAGAAGGTTCTCTTGTTCAGTCTTTCCACGCAGCTTCTCACGTTCCTAGAGCGCATGATTGCGAAGGTGAACATCGAGTGGTGCGGGCCGGTGTTGGGgtcacagcagcaacagtacCCAAAGTCGCCCCGGCCGATCCGCTATTGCCGCCTGGATGGTAgccacagcgcagcgcagcgagcggcgATGCTCGACAACTTTGACCGGCCCGACGGCCCAGATCTTTTCCTGTTGAGCATGAAGgccggcggcgtcggcatcaccgtcaccgccgccacgcgcgtCATCCTTGTTGATACGAGCTTCAACCCAGCTGACGACCAGCAGGCGATTGGTCGCGCGTACCGATATGGGCAGACCCGTCCTGTGTATGTTTACCGGCTCATGTGCTACCCGACGCTGGAGTACAGCATCTTCGCGCAGAAGCTGGCAAAGGAGTGGCTATTCAAGACCGTGGTCGAGGAGTCGTCGGTCAAGCGCGATGGGCTGTCTGGTATGCACCTCCGCgagctcttctccctcctcacaAAGGCTGCGAAGGTGCTGGAGAAGCCTCTCTCTGCGACGCGCGCGCAGACGCTGTCGACGCAGGAAGTGTTGCGCGAGGACCCAATGCTCGCTGTCGCGCAGGCGGAATTGCTCTACGCGCAGCGGTACGAGATGTTTCTTGAGCACGACATGAACGACCAgtacggcgctgctgaggaagCATTCTACCATGACTACTGCCGCAACCGGTTGTTTGACACGGCCAATGACAACGACGCCGAGAAGCGGCGcttggaggagcagcagcaacgacggcagcagcggattGATGAGGCGGCCCAGCTGCAGGTTCAATCAAAGACGCTCATGAGTATGGTGGATGACATCATCCGGTCAAGGGCTGGGACAGACCCTCAGTTGGCGCGCCTTCTCACCGCGATGGGTCTGCACGTGGACCCCATCACCGGCCGCGTACAATCAAGGAGGGAAGGCGCGAATCCGAGGGACTCCATCAGCAACGGTGATGACCGGCGCCACGCAGCCGCCACTCTACGGCCTGAGGACAATGGTGAGCGCTTTGCGCCGTCGCCTGTGCAACTCATCGGCGGAACAGATCCCTACCAGGTTAGCCAGGGACCGTATCACGGCAGAGATGCCTACACCGCACACAGTACAACGCagacggcagtgctgctggatTCTGATGAAGACTCAGGCGATGTCCCCGCCCAGCCTCACAGGCACAAAGCGCACACTGGTGCCGCCATCCCTTCAGTATCAAACGCCGAGCTCATTTCCTCGAGTCTTGCGCGTCAACCGTACGCGCTCTACCGCCCCGGTAGCTCCCCTGCGCACGCCGTCGATGTCGACAGCGATAGATCGCAATAA